A genomic region of Magnolia sinica isolate HGM2019 chromosome 6, MsV1, whole genome shotgun sequence contains the following coding sequences:
- the LOC131248029 gene encoding protein RGF1 INDUCIBLE TRANSCRIPTION FACTOR 1-like, which yields MGAGGPDDDNMWPPWLRPLLETSFFVQCKYHSDSHKTECNMYCLDCMNGSLCSLCLGYHRDHRSIQIRRSSYHDVIRVSEIQKVLDITGVQTYVINSARVVFLNERPQPRPGKGVTNTCAVCERSLLDSFTFCSLGCKMAGTSNNWSKKRNWNTKKKLASASNSDSEESYSSSSHGKTVQSFTPSTPPPTVTNFRTAKRRKGIPHRAPLGGLTLEY from the exons ATG GGTGCTGGAGGTCCGGATGACGATAACATGTGGCCGCCATGGCTACGCCCACTTCTCGAAACCAGCTTCTTCGTTCAATGCAAATATCATTCGGATTCTCACAAGACCGAATGCAATATGTATTGCTTGGATTGCATGAATGGAAGTCTCTGTTCTCTTTGCCTTGGTTATCATAGGGATCATCGATCCATACAG ATACGGAGGTCTTCTTATCATGATGTAATCAGGGTGTCCGAGATTCAAAAGGTTCTAGATATAACAGGGGTGCAGACCTATGTTATAAATAGCGCGAGGGTGGTTTTCTTGAACGAGCGGCCTCAGCCAAGGCCTGGAAAGGGCGTGACCAACACGTGTGCCGTTTGTGAGAGGAGCCTGCTCGATTCTTTCACATTCTGCTCTCTGGGCTGCAAG ATGGCCGGAACATCAAATAACTGGAGCAAGAAGAGGAACTGGAACACCAAGAAGAAGCTGGCATCTGCATCGAATTCCGACTCGGAGGAATCCTACTCAAGCAGCAGCCATGGGAAGACCGTACAGAGCTTCACCCCTTCAACACCACCACCAACGGTCACCAACTTCAGGACTGCAAAGAGGAGAAAGGGAATTCCTCATAGAGCTCCTTTGGGAGGACTTACATTAGAATACTAG